A region from the Desulfitobacterium dehalogenans ATCC 51507 genome encodes:
- a CDS encoding CarD family transcriptional regulator — protein MFDIGDRVVYPMHGAGIIEAIEEREVLGESQQYYVMNIPVGNMKVYIPLNNVNQLGIREVISLEEVPQVLKILENESTLPALAWNRRYRANMDRIKSGDIYSVAEVVRSLFQRDREKGLSTGEKKMYDSAYQILVSELILAEGVKADEMTERIRGLLA, from the coding sequence ATGTTTGATATCGGAGATAGAGTAGTTTACCCTATGCATGGAGCGGGTATCATCGAAGCTATCGAAGAGCGAGAGGTTCTTGGAGAGTCCCAACAGTACTATGTCATGAATATTCCGGTAGGGAATATGAAGGTTTATATACCTTTAAATAATGTGAATCAATTGGGTATACGGGAGGTTATCTCTTTAGAGGAGGTGCCTCAGGTTTTAAAAATTCTAGAAAATGAAAGTACTCTTCCTGCTTTGGCCTGGAATAGAAGGTATCGGGCCAATATGGACCGAATAAAAAGCGGGGATATATATTCTGTTGCGGAGGTGGTGCGCAGCCTTTTTCAAAGAGATAGGGAAAAGGGGCTATCGACAGGTGAAAAGAAAATGTATGATAGTGCTTATCAGATTCTCGTCAGTGAATTGATTCTGGCCGAGGGTGTGAAAGCTGATGAGATGACAGAGCGAATTAGGGGGCTTCTTGCCTAA
- a CDS encoding PIN/TRAM domain-containing protein, with the protein MIRNIVRVIITVLSGAIGFYLNVILLRLDVLQSLGWQISPIWTYVTMVAVFAILGFLIAPASMRGFLKMISWFDARMTKVPINDLIGGAIGVIIGLIIASLLSSALRGIPVIGSVISIILSVSFGYLGLIIGVKRKEEVLGFFTFLPRFKGDKGEKGKGKDGNHRQNIGASQPNYKILDTSVIIDGRIADIVQTGFLEGTLLIPGFVLEELQHIADSSDLLKRNRGRRGLDILNQISKEELANNVEIMEIDFEDISEVDSKLVRLGQNLGAPILTNDYNLNKVAELQGVKVLNINELANAVKPIVLPGEEMEVQVMKEGKEPGQGVAYLDDGTMIVVDTGRRYMGQTITVLVTSVLQTAAGRMIFAKPKALVEKKSIGLSATNEVNALG; encoded by the coding sequence ATGATTCGCAACATAGTGCGCGTTATCATCACGGTTTTATCAGGTGCCATAGGTTTTTACCTTAATGTTATTCTTTTGAGGCTTGATGTGCTCCAGTCTCTGGGATGGCAGATTTCCCCCATTTGGACTTACGTAACGATGGTAGCTGTTTTTGCTATTCTTGGTTTTCTGATTGCTCCGGCGAGCATGCGAGGTTTTTTGAAAATGATTTCCTGGTTCGATGCTCGCATGACTAAAGTGCCTATAAACGATTTGATTGGTGGAGCAATTGGCGTCATTATCGGACTTATAATTGCTAGTTTATTAAGTAGTGCCTTAAGAGGCATTCCCGTTATCGGGTCTGTGATATCCATTATTTTAAGCGTTTCCTTTGGTTACTTAGGTTTGATCATTGGAGTAAAACGTAAAGAAGAGGTCTTGGGCTTTTTTACCTTTCTTCCGAGATTTAAGGGGGATAAAGGAGAGAAAGGTAAGGGTAAGGATGGTAACCATAGACAAAACATAGGAGCCTCTCAACCCAACTATAAAATTTTGGATACCAGTGTGATTATCGATGGGCGCATTGCGGATATCGTTCAGACCGGTTTTCTCGAAGGCACCCTTCTTATTCCGGGCTTCGTTCTGGAAGAGCTTCAGCATATCGCTGACTCCTCCGATCTTCTCAAGCGCAATCGCGGTCGTCGGGGGTTGGATATCTTAAACCAGATCTCCAAAGAAGAGTTGGCTAATAATGTGGAGATCATGGAAATAGACTTCGAGGATATCTCTGAGGTGGACAGCAAATTGGTCCGCTTAGGGCAAAATCTTGGTGCTCCTATCCTCACTAACGACTATAACCTTAATAAGGTGGCAGAGCTGCAAGGGGTTAAGGTCCTCAATATCAATGAGCTGGCCAACGCGGTGAAGCCTATTGTCCTTCCCGGAGAAGAGATGGAAGTTCAGGTGATGAAAGAGGGTAAAGAACCAGGACAAGGCGTGGCTTATCTGGATGACGGTACCATGATCGTTGTGGATACAGGTCGGCGTTATATGGGACAAACCATTACCGTTTTGGTAACCAGCGTCCTGCAGACAGCCGCGGGACGAATGATTTTTGCCAAACCCAAAGCTCTTGTTGAAAAAAAGTCGATTGGCCTGTCAGCGACGAATGAGGTGAATGCCCTTGGTTAA
- the ispD gene encoding 2-C-methyl-D-erythritol 4-phosphate cytidylyltransferase: MVKLGVIIPAAGQGKRMGASINKQFLSLQGRPILTHTLSLFERSEAVAEIVIVSSKKDRERIGELVCTEGFQKVSAIVLGGEERQESVFAGVKALSPLIKRVAVHDGARPLLTCLELNRFFTEAAKFRAAIMAIPVKDTIKRVDARGEVIETPPRETLRAIQTPQVFERSLLEEAHRKAREVGYLTTDDAALIEWLGHPVQTLMGSLENIKITTPEDLDLAEMILAKRKA, encoded by the coding sequence TTGGTTAAGCTGGGTGTAATTATCCCTGCTGCAGGTCAAGGAAAACGTATGGGGGCCTCCATTAATAAGCAATTCCTCTCTTTACAGGGACGCCCGATTCTCACCCATACCCTTTCACTCTTTGAACGGTCCGAGGCTGTCGCTGAGATTGTAATTGTTAGTTCAAAAAAGGATCGGGAACGAATCGGTGAACTGGTTTGTACAGAAGGTTTTCAGAAGGTCTCTGCCATCGTATTAGGTGGAGAAGAACGTCAAGAATCAGTATTTGCGGGGGTTAAAGCTCTTAGCCCCTTAATCAAAAGGGTGGCGGTCCATGATGGGGCCCGCCCCCTTTTGACATGTCTGGAATTGAACCGGTTTTTTACAGAGGCGGCAAAATTTAGGGCGGCAATTATGGCTATTCCGGTAAAGGATACAATTAAGAGAGTGGATGCCCGGGGTGAGGTCATAGAGACACCCCCTCGGGAAACTCTAAGGGCTATCCAGACTCCTCAAGTTTTTGAGCGCTCCCTTCTGGAAGAAGCCCACCGCAAAGCAAGAGAAGTGGGTTATCTTACCACTGACGACGCCGCTCTTATCGAGTGGCTGGGTCATCCGGTCCAAACCCTTATGGGATCCCTGGAAAACATCAAAATCACCACTCCCGAAGATTTGGATCTAGCCGAAATGATCCTTGCCAAACGCAAGGCGTAA
- the ispF gene encoding 2-C-methyl-D-erythritol 2,4-cyclodiphosphate synthase yields MLRVGIGYDVHALVEGRPLILAGIDIPHEKGLLGHSDADVLTHTLMDALLGALALGDLGKHFPDTDERYRGVSSMKLLEYVMELLEEQGYIIGNVDCIIAAQRPKLAPHISQMRENLARALKTDIGNVSIKATTTERLGFEGREEGISSQAIVCLVKV; encoded by the coding sequence ATGCTAAGAGTAGGAATTGGCTATGACGTTCATGCCCTGGTGGAAGGACGTCCACTGATACTGGCTGGGATAGATATCCCTCATGAAAAAGGACTGCTAGGTCATTCCGATGCTGATGTCTTAACCCATACTCTCATGGATGCCCTCTTAGGAGCCTTGGCGCTAGGGGATCTGGGGAAGCATTTCCCGGATACCGATGAGCGGTATCGAGGGGTTTCGAGTATGAAGCTTCTTGAGTATGTTATGGAGCTACTGGAGGAACAAGGCTATATAATCGGTAATGTTGACTGTATTATCGCTGCCCAGCGACCAAAGCTTGCGCCACATATTTCTCAAATGCGGGAGAATCTCGCCCGTGCTCTCAAGACCGACATAGGAAACGTCTCAATAAAGGCAACCACCACAGAGCGCTTGGGCTTCGAAGGCCGTGAAGAAGGCATCAGTTCTCAGGCTATTGTGTGCTTGGTTAAGGTTTGA
- the gltX gene encoding glutamate--tRNA ligase, whose amino-acid sequence MLKVRFAPSPTGPLHIGGARSALFNYLLARKENGVFIVRSEDTDLERSSRESEHNILEALRWLNIPWDEGIEVGGDNGPYRQTERLALYQEYTDKLLASGNAYYCYCSEEELEQERQDLIAKGDTPRYLGKCRHLSEEEHKKYKEEGRKPVVRFQVPEGRQIVINDRVRGEVIFDSDGIGDYVIVKSDGIPTYNFAVVIDDTTMNVTHVIRGEEHLSNTPRQVLIYQALGLPTPEFAHISLILNTEGRKMSKRDGDTAVIDYQAKGYLPEAVVNFIALMGWSPAGEEEFFTLEEMIPAFSLDRVSKSPAVFDLNKLNYMNAHYIKKADPDRLTDLAVPYLQEMGVISQGTLSEGDRAWVTHYVQAIINHLSYIAQVKDFVHYVRGGEVPAPEGEALEILQGEQVPAVLDLFVEKLKGLDTISVDTVKPLFKQITKEMKLGGKQVFMPIRVALTGQMHGPELYDIVPLLGLDNVLSRLERTQALLVRQA is encoded by the coding sequence ATGCTTAAAGTTCGTTTTGCCCCCAGTCCAACGGGCCCCTTACATATCGGCGGTGCGCGTTCCGCCCTCTTTAATTACTTACTCGCCCGCAAAGAAAACGGAGTCTTTATCGTCCGCAGTGAGGACACAGATCTAGAGCGCTCCAGCCGGGAATCAGAACACAATATCCTGGAGGCTCTGCGCTGGCTAAACATTCCATGGGATGAAGGAATCGAGGTCGGCGGCGACAACGGACCTTACCGCCAGACCGAGCGCCTGGCTCTTTATCAGGAATATACCGACAAGCTCTTGGCCAGCGGAAACGCCTATTATTGCTATTGCTCAGAAGAAGAGCTGGAGCAAGAGCGACAGGACTTGATTGCTAAAGGGGATACTCCGCGTTACCTGGGCAAATGCCGTCACCTTTCAGAAGAAGAACACAAAAAATACAAAGAGGAAGGCCGTAAGCCTGTGGTTCGTTTCCAGGTACCTGAGGGCCGGCAGATTGTGATCAATGACCGAGTGCGGGGCGAAGTTATCTTTGACAGTGATGGAATCGGGGATTATGTTATTGTTAAATCCGATGGCATCCCTACCTATAATTTTGCCGTGGTCATCGACGATACTACAATGAATGTGACCCATGTCATTCGTGGGGAAGAGCATCTCTCCAACACCCCCCGCCAGGTGCTGATATACCAAGCCTTGGGTCTTCCTACTCCGGAATTCGCTCATATCTCCTTGATTCTTAATACTGAAGGAAGAAAAATGAGCAAACGGGATGGAGATACAGCGGTTATTGATTATCAAGCCAAAGGGTATCTGCCGGAGGCGGTGGTGAACTTCATTGCTCTAATGGGCTGGTCACCGGCAGGGGAAGAAGAATTCTTTACTCTGGAAGAAATGATCCCGGCCTTCTCCTTGGATCGGGTCTCTAAGAGTCCGGCAGTTTTTGACTTGAATAAATTAAACTATATGAATGCTCATTATATAAAGAAAGCAGATCCCGACCGTCTCACAGATTTGGCTGTGCCTTATCTTCAAGAGATGGGGGTCATTTCTCAAGGAACCCTTTCCGAAGGAGATCGGGCCTGGGTGACTCACTATGTCCAAGCCATCATCAACCATCTTTCCTATATAGCTCAGGTTAAGGATTTTGTCCATTATGTGCGGGGAGGAGAGGTTCCTGCTCCGGAAGGGGAAGCATTGGAGATCCTGCAAGGGGAACAAGTTCCGGCTGTGCTAGACCTCTTTGTGGAAAAATTGAAGGGCTTGGATACAATTAGTGTGGATACGGTGAAGCCTTTGTTTAAGCAGATCACCAAAGAAATGAAGCTGGGCGGTAAGCAAGTCTTTATGCCCATCCGGGTTGCGCTGACCGGACAAATGCATGGACCGGAACTCTATGACATTGTTCCTCTTTTAGGACTGGATAATGTCCTGAGCCGCTTGGAAAGAACGCAGGCGTTGCTGGTTCGGCAGGCATAG
- the cysE gene encoding serine O-acetyltransferase, translated as MVLGQIKQDINVIFERDPAAKTIVEVILCYPGLHALIAHRLAHCLYKRNMVLIPRLISQTSRFFTGIEIHPGAKIGQGLFIDHGMGVVIGETAEVGDNVTIYQGVTLGGTGKEKGKRHPTVGNNVFIGSGAKILGSIKIGDNVKIGAGSVVTKPVPSNTTVVGVPGKVVSRHGVPIKELHVVTKSVCNKEIRAEEMPDPVQEMLQILMERINYLEKKLGEKES; from the coding sequence GTGGTGCTTGGCCAAATTAAGCAAGACATTAATGTGATTTTTGAAAGAGATCCGGCGGCCAAAACGATAGTTGAGGTTATCCTTTGTTATCCGGGTCTTCATGCGTTGATCGCACATCGTCTGGCACACTGCTTGTATAAAAGGAATATGGTTTTAATCCCTCGATTAATCTCCCAGACCTCTCGTTTTTTCACGGGAATAGAGATTCATCCCGGTGCAAAAATCGGCCAGGGGCTCTTTATTGATCACGGTATGGGAGTGGTCATTGGGGAGACTGCCGAAGTAGGGGATAATGTGACCATCTACCAAGGGGTGACTTTAGGTGGAACAGGTAAGGAAAAAGGGAAGAGACACCCTACCGTTGGGAATAATGTATTTATCGGTTCAGGAGCTAAGATATTAGGTTCCATCAAAATTGGAGATAATGTTAAAATCGGGGCAGGATCTGTAGTGACTAAACCTGTTCCCAGCAATACTACTGTGGTAGGAGTTCCTGGAAAAGTGGTCTCCCGCCATGGAGTGCCTATTAAGGAATTGCATGTGGTTACGAAATCTGTGTGCAATAAGGAGATTCGTGCGGAAGAAATGCCGGATCCCGTTCAGGAAATGCTGCAAATACTAATGGAACGAATTAATTATTTGGAGAAAAAATTAGGGGAAAAGGAGAGCTGA
- the cysS gene encoding cysteine--tRNA ligase, whose protein sequence is MALRLFNTMSHQKEEFIPREEGKVGMYTCGPTVYNYFHVGNGRMLVVFDMIRRYLLYKGYDVTFVQNFTDIDDKIINRGHEEGRDPLELAEKYIEEYFKDAKALNLMPASIHPKATDHIPEMIEIIKGLEEQGLAYAVEGDVYFAVDKLSAYGKLSGRTLEDMQAGARVEVGERKRNPMDFALWKNAKPGEPFWESPWGKGRPGWHIECSAMSLKYLGSGFDIHGGGGDLVFPHHENEIAQSEGYLHGETFARYWMHNAFLTFNQQKMSKSLGNFFTVREILEHFPGEVIRFYLLGTHYRSPLDFDDENLRMAQKGLERLQTSIRLADEALGRKGQACADAAADEKLRDAAEEARKEFEEAMDDDFNSALAYASLFELGKVINAHVQAYPYSSEGLLKARGTLWKLADVLGFDLANPANKVEAGNEKLEQVMDLLLEVRAIARKKKDWEMSDLIRDRLKDLGIVLEDTPQGARWTLK, encoded by the coding sequence ATGGCACTTAGGCTATTCAACACCATGAGCCATCAAAAAGAGGAGTTTATACCCCGGGAAGAGGGCAAGGTGGGCATGTACACCTGCGGCCCAACGGTGTACAACTACTTCCATGTGGGAAATGGACGGATGCTCGTTGTCTTTGATATGATCCGCCGCTATCTTCTATATAAAGGCTATGATGTAACTTTTGTTCAAAACTTTACCGATATTGATGATAAGATTATTAATCGGGGCCATGAAGAGGGGAGGGATCCCCTGGAGCTGGCAGAAAAATATATTGAAGAGTACTTTAAGGATGCCAAGGCCCTTAACTTGATGCCGGCTTCCATACATCCGAAAGCCACCGATCATATTCCGGAGATGATTGAGATTATTAAAGGTCTGGAGGAGCAAGGCTTAGCCTATGCTGTGGAAGGGGATGTTTATTTTGCAGTGGACAAGCTCTCTGCTTATGGCAAGCTTTCCGGCCGGACTCTTGAGGATATGCAAGCCGGTGCCCGAGTGGAAGTAGGAGAACGCAAACGCAACCCTATGGATTTTGCCCTATGGAAAAATGCCAAACCCGGAGAACCCTTCTGGGAAAGCCCTTGGGGGAAAGGCCGTCCCGGCTGGCATATTGAGTGCAGCGCCATGTCCCTGAAATATTTGGGCTCGGGCTTTGACATTCACGGGGGAGGGGGAGATCTGGTCTTCCCTCATCATGAAAATGAAATTGCCCAATCGGAAGGCTATCTCCATGGAGAGACTTTTGCCCGCTATTGGATGCATAATGCCTTTTTAACCTTCAATCAGCAGAAAATGTCTAAATCCCTGGGGAACTTCTTTACTGTTCGTGAGATTCTTGAACATTTTCCTGGGGAAGTGATTCGTTTTTATCTCCTGGGTACTCATTACCGCAGCCCTTTGGATTTTGATGATGAGAACCTGCGTATGGCTCAGAAAGGTTTGGAACGTCTGCAAACCAGTATCCGTCTGGCCGATGAAGCACTGGGCCGCAAAGGACAGGCCTGTGCAGATGCAGCTGCGGATGAAAAACTAAGGGATGCGGCAGAAGAAGCCCGCAAGGAATTTGAAGAGGCCATGGACGACGACTTTAACTCTGCTCTGGCTTATGCCAGTCTCTTTGAATTGGGAAAAGTCATCAACGCCCATGTTCAGGCCTATCCTTACAGCTCCGAAGGACTGCTTAAGGCCAGGGGTACTCTTTGGAAGCTGGCTGATGTTCTGGGCTTTGATTTGGCTAATCCCGCCAACAAGGTTGAAGCCGGTAACGAAAAGCTGGAGCAGGTCATGGATCTCCTTCTGGAAGTAAGAGCCATTGCCCGGAAAAAGAAAGACTGGGAAATGTCCGACCTGATCCGGGACCGGCTGAAAGATCTGGGGATTGTCCTGGAAGATACTCCTCAAGGAGCGCGTTGGACGCTTAAATAA
- a CDS encoding Mini-ribonuclease 3: MPRSWQEMNALTLAYLGDVVYELWVRTHLLNNGYEKVKDLHRLATKYVRAGTQAKLLHHILPFLDDQETSVVHRGRNAKGGHPKSTDVITYRHATAFEALVGYWQLTGRTERMLWAFEQVDEFIREEDEEKGNGETTKEEESFTDDLIIGGERSEY, encoded by the coding sequence ATGCCAAGATCCTGGCAGGAAATGAATGCCCTTACCCTAGCCTACCTGGGAGATGTGGTCTATGAGCTTTGGGTCAGGACTCATCTTCTCAATAACGGTTATGAAAAGGTTAAGGACCTTCACCGTCTGGCTACCAAATATGTTCGGGCGGGGACCCAAGCTAAGCTTCTTCATCACATTCTCCCCTTTCTCGATGATCAGGAAACCTCTGTGGTTCATCGGGGGAGAAATGCCAAAGGAGGCCATCCTAAAAGCACCGATGTCATAACTTACCGCCATGCCACCGCTTTTGAAGCCTTGGTGGGCTATTGGCAGTTGACCGGCAGGACAGAGCGTATGCTGTGGGCCTTTGAGCAGGTGGACGAGTTTATTCGGGAAGAGGATGAAGAAAAAGGTAATGGTGAAACCACCAAGGAAGAAGAGTCTTTCACAGATGACTTGATTATAGGGGGAGAGAGAAGTGAATATTGA
- the thyX gene encoding FAD-dependent thymidylate synthase, which yields MNIELIQYTPDPEKVIAAAARLCYSPDPVPELMEQLDEERVANFVQKLRSMGHLSPFEHVSFQFSIDGVSRALSHQLVRHRIASYSQRSQRYVKEEGFDFVIPPTIRRNPQALERFENVMATLQEEYQALLAMVPAEDARYILPNACTTSLMATFNARSLMNFFEHRTCMRAQWEIRILAQRMLELVREVAPNVFGQAGPTCVTQGICHEGAMSCGRIKALKKQKGKDDPNL from the coding sequence GTGAATATTGAACTGATTCAATACACACCGGATCCGGAAAAAGTCATTGCGGCCGCTGCCCGTTTGTGCTATTCGCCTGATCCGGTTCCGGAGCTCATGGAACAGTTGGATGAGGAAAGGGTAGCCAATTTCGTGCAGAAGCTTCGCTCCATGGGTCATCTTTCACCTTTTGAGCATGTCAGCTTTCAATTCTCCATCGATGGCGTATCTCGTGCTTTGTCCCATCAATTGGTCCGCCATCGGATCGCCAGCTATTCTCAACGATCGCAGCGTTATGTAAAAGAAGAAGGGTTTGACTTCGTCATACCTCCTACCATACGCCGTAATCCTCAAGCCCTGGAACGCTTCGAGAATGTCATGGCCACTCTGCAAGAAGAATACCAAGCCCTGCTGGCTATGGTCCCTGCAGAAGATGCCCGCTATATCTTGCCCAACGCCTGTACCACCTCGTTGATGGCTACCTTTAATGCCCGTTCTTTAATGAACTTCTTCGAGCATAGAACCTGCATGCGCGCCCAATGGGAAATCCGCATCCTTGCCCAAAGAATGCTGGAGCTAGTCCGGGAAGTGGCTCCCAATGTCTTTGGCCAAGCCGGACCCACCTGCGTTACCCAAGGGATCTGCCACGAAGGGGCCATGAGCTGTGGCCGGATTAAGGCGCTGAAGAAGCAAAAAGGAAAGGATGACCCTAATCTATGA
- the rlmB gene encoding 23S rRNA (guanosine(2251)-2'-O)-methyltransferase RlmB: protein MTDEIVYGRNAVWELLQSGKPVNKLLFQSEGTTGRFQDMVSHARAQKIPFQFVDKAALDRLTEKAKHQGVLAYVAPREYAEVDDILALAGEKGEDPFILVLDEVEDPHNLGALIRTADAAGVHGVIIPKRRSVSLTATVAKTSAGAVEHVLVARVGNLVQTLKDLQKAGCWISGAEAGGTEVYGSDLTGARVIVIGSEGKGLSRLIKETCDEIVSLPMRGQINSLNASVAGSILMYEVLRQRRGNKKH from the coding sequence ATGACCGACGAAATCGTATACGGCCGCAATGCCGTTTGGGAACTTCTCCAATCGGGCAAGCCTGTCAACAAGCTCCTTTTCCAATCGGAAGGTACGACTGGCCGCTTCCAGGACATGGTCAGCCATGCCCGGGCCCAGAAGATTCCCTTTCAATTCGTGGATAAAGCAGCCCTTGACCGTTTGACCGAAAAAGCCAAGCATCAGGGAGTCTTAGCCTACGTTGCCCCGCGGGAATATGCCGAAGTGGACGATATCCTCGCTCTGGCCGGAGAAAAAGGCGAGGATCCTTTTATCCTCGTCTTGGATGAAGTGGAAGATCCTCATAATCTAGGCGCCCTCATTCGGACAGCCGATGCTGCAGGTGTCCATGGGGTGATTATCCCAAAGCGGCGCAGTGTTTCCCTGACCGCCACTGTAGCTAAGACCTCAGCCGGTGCTGTGGAGCATGTCCTGGTAGCCCGGGTAGGGAATCTGGTTCAGACCCTGAAGGATCTCCAAAAGGCGGGGTGCTGGATCTCTGGGGCTGAAGCGGGAGGAACGGAAGTCTATGGCTCCGACCTTACAGGAGCACGGGTCATCGTCATAGGAAGTGAGGGTAAGGGATTGAGCCGGCTGATCAAAGAGACCTGTGACGAGATCGTCAGCCTCCCCATGAGAGGACAGATCAATTCATTAAATGCCAGTGTGGCGGGTTCTATTCTAATGTACGAGGTTCTTCGTCAGCGGAGGGGAAATAAAAAACATTAA
- the sigH gene encoding RNA polymerase sporulation sigma factor SigH: MTLNAQLEVLEECDTNEVIVDEEVVELAKNGDAEAQEYLINKYKNFVRAKARSYFLIGADREDIIQEGMIGLYKAIRDFRGDKLSSFRAFAELCITRQIITAIKTATRQKHIPLNSYVSLNKPIYDEDSDRTLLDVISGTRITDPEELIISQEEFDDIEEKMGEILSSLEWKVLMAYLEGKSYQEIAVDLHRHVKSIDNALQRVKRKLERYLERRDG, from the coding sequence TTGACACTTAACGCCCAACTCGAAGTGTTGGAAGAGTGCGACACGAATGAAGTCATAGTGGATGAAGAAGTCGTAGAGCTGGCCAAAAACGGTGATGCCGAAGCACAGGAATACTTAATTAATAAGTACAAGAACTTTGTCAGAGCAAAAGCAAGATCATACTTCCTTATTGGAGCAGATCGTGAAGATATTATCCAAGAAGGGATGATTGGGCTCTACAAAGCGATTCGAGATTTCCGTGGTGATAAGCTCTCCTCGTTCCGAGCCTTTGCTGAGCTGTGTATTACAAGGCAGATTATTACAGCCATTAAGACAGCTACCCGGCAAAAGCATATCCCTTTGAATTCCTACGTGTCCTTAAATAAACCTATCTATGACGAAGACTCGGATAGAACCTTGCTGGATGTGATCTCCGGAACAAGAATAACCGACCCCGAGGAATTGATCATCAGTCAGGAAGAATTCGATGATATCGAAGAAAAGATGGGTGAGATCTTGAGTTCCTTGGAGTGGAAAGTCCTGATGGCTTACCTCGAAGGCAAATCCTATCAAGAGATTGCAGTAGACCTACATAGGCATGTGAAATCCATTGACAATGCTCTCCAAAGAGTAAAAAGAAAGCTTGAGCGTTACCTGGAACGTCGTGATGGATAA
- the rpmG gene encoding 50S ribosomal protein L33, which translates to MRVGITLACTECKNRNYASIKNKKNNPDRLEVKKYCKFCKSHTAHKETK; encoded by the coding sequence ATGCGTGTTGGCATTACTTTAGCTTGTACCGAATGTAAAAACCGGAATTATGCTTCCATAAAAAATAAGAAAAATAACCCAGATCGTTTGGAAGTTAAAAAGTATTGTAAGTTTTGCAAGTCCCACACAGCTCACAAAGAAACCAAGTAA
- the secE gene encoding preprotein translocase subunit SecE produces the protein MGAVKKQTNAPTKEKSTEYFKGVWSELKKVHWPDRKQLLTYTGVVLVAVAIVSVMLWIVDSGLSILITKILG, from the coding sequence ATGGGCGCAGTTAAGAAGCAAACGAATGCTCCTACAAAAGAAAAGTCGACAGAGTACTTTAAGGGAGTATGGAGTGAACTTAAAAAAGTACACTGGCCGGACCGCAAACAGCTTTTGACTTATACAGGAGTAGTTCTCGTCGCTGTAGCTATTGTATCTGTCATGCTATGGATTGTCGACAGCGGATTAAGTATTTTAATAACCAAGATTCTCGGATAG
- the nusG gene encoding transcription termination/antitermination protein NusG, producing MTKNWYVIHTYSGYENKVKTNLEKRVESMNMEDKIFRVLVPMEDEIEIKNGKKKVAKRKVFPGYVLVEMDMTDDSWYVVRNTPGVTGFVGTGAKPIPLLDHEVQAILKQMGVEEVRTRVDYTVGQNVRVTSGPFKDFIASVREILEDKGKLRVSVSMFGRETPVELDFAQVEKVD from the coding sequence ATGACTAAGAACTGGTATGTTATTCACACTTATTCCGGTTATGAGAATAAGGTGAAGACCAATCTTGAAAAGCGCGTAGAATCCATGAATATGGAAGATAAAATCTTCCGTGTTCTTGTTCCCATGGAAGATGAGATTGAAATCAAAAATGGGAAGAAGAAGGTCGCCAAGCGTAAAGTTTTCCCGGGCTATGTTCTGGTGGAAATGGATATGACGGACGATTCATGGTATGTGGTGCGCAATACTCCGGGTGTGACAGGTTTTGTCGGCACCGGGGCAAAGCCCATCCCTTTGCTGGATCATGAAGTACAAGCTATTTTAAAGCAAATGGGCGTGGAAGAAGTCCGCACACGTGTGGATTATACCGTGGGCCAAAACGTACGTGTAACATCAGGTCCTTTTAAGGATTTCATCGCTTCTGTTCGGGAAATCCTTGAAGATAAAGGGAAGCTGCGGGTTTCTGTGTCCATGTTTGGACGGGAGACTCCGGTAGAACTTGATTTTGCTCAGGTCGAGAAAGTCGACTAA
- the rplK gene encoding 50S ribosomal protein L11 encodes MAKKVVGLVKLAINAGKANPAPPVGPALGQHGVNIMAFCKEYNERTKDQAGLIIPVEITVYEDRSFTFITKTPPASVLLKKAANINSGSSEPNRKKVAQVSKAKVREIAETKMKDLNAASIEAAMSMVEGTARSMGITIVEG; translated from the coding sequence ATGGCAAAGAAAGTCGTTGGTTTGGTTAAATTAGCTATCAACGCAGGTAAAGCAAATCCGGCACCTCCGGTTGGTCCAGCTCTTGGTCAGCACGGGGTCAACATTATGGCCTTCTGCAAAGAATACAACGAGCGTACAAAGGATCAAGCGGGATTGATTATTCCGGTTGAAATTACCGTTTATGAGGACCGTTCCTTTACCTTTATTACCAAAACTCCGCCGGCATCTGTTTTGTTGAAAAAAGCTGCGAACATTAATTCAGGTTCTTCAGAGCCTAACCGTAAAAAGGTAGCTCAAGTGAGCAAAGCTAAAGTTCGTGAGATTGCTGAAACCAAGATGAAAGATCTCAATGCGGCAAGCATTGAAGCGGCTATGAGCATGGTTGAAGGTACTGCACGCAGTATGGGAATCACCATCGTCGAAGGTTAA